The following DNA comes from Oceanispirochaeta sp..
GACAGGGGCATCCTCAAATTGATCTACCGCCTCAACAATCTGAAGCTCATAGCCTGTGGCTCCCCCCGCATCTTCCCAGTCGAGCAGTGGTGTTTTATCAGCAACCCCGGCTCCATCTTCCGGGCCTGTATAGACCAGCTCTCTTGTCCAGCCAAGGACCATGTCATCAATGGTTGTTTTGAGAGAAATAGGATCACAGGAGGTGATAAGAGCAAGAATAATCCCAGATAGAATTATCCGTTTCATTATTCTTCATCCTCCCAGAGCACATTTCCTGTCACCTGAGCCTGATCAGAGGCCCTGGTCGCATCTTTACTCCTCATATCGAGGTATGAGTAATTCTCTGCCAACTCCGGATCGAGTTTTTTCAACTGAGAGAATGCGGTTGCAGCTGTATCATAATCTTCAGCCTGATGGCTTGTGCGGGCAATTCCTAAGAGAACTTTCTTGGAGTTTGGTTTTATCTTGTCCGCCTGATTGTAATAGGCCAGGGCTTCTGCATAATCCTCACTTAAATAATTGATATTTCCCAGGTTCATGAGGGATGGGAAGAAAGGACTTCGATCTATGACTTTCTTGAATTGTTCTTCCGCCTTGTCATTCATGCCGTAACGGGCGTAGAGCACTCCTAATTTGTTGATGTCCTGCAATCTCTGGCTTTTTTCAATTTTGAGATTCAGTTCTTCCACCTGAGGATAGAGCTCTCTTTCAATAAAGGTATCATATTCTTTCCTAAATGCCGCAGCGACTTTCTGTGGGTCAGGCATCGTTATATCCACCTGTGCAATATCAAAGCCCACCGGATTGTACTGCTCCCAGGCAGTCCGGGTAGGATAAAATCCGGCTTTCAGCTTAGAGGCATTCTCCCGCCACTGTTTAGCTCCGATCTGCCATGCCTTTAGAAATCCCCCCTCCGTTTCTGTTATTTCAACAGGAATCCAGACTTTGTTTTCCATATAAATCAGATCTTCCGGCCGCAGAAACTGCTTTTCCGCTTCCTTTTCTGTAATGTCGAGGCAAAATGCCATGAAAATATGCCCCGGAATGGTCACAAATGCAGTTTCCACACCGACTGCCTCGAGAAGAGCACAGTTCAGGATGGAAAGGTCATCACAGTCACCGGCTTTATAATCAAGAGTCTGCATAGGAAACTGAATGAAGTCGACAGCACCTTTATCGCCGGCAAGTTCGGAATAAGGGGTGGCAGGATCTATAACATAGCTTATACCATGCTCCCGCAGGGCGGCATTGATACCCATGGCCAGAACAAGGTTTCTGTTCACACCATCACCGGCATTATCCTTTACAATCCCTGCTGTATTCTTTGCAAACTTCAGGATGGCCGTATCCTTGGCGGTCACAAAGGCGGCGACCCGCCTGTCATCATCCCAGGTTATAGCGTTCCTGTTCTGTATCTCCTGTGTTACAATTTTTTCTCGATAGTAGCTTCCGTTATTGTATGAGTACTTAATGTTTATCAGGGCCGAGACCTTGGTTCCTTCTGACACCTCCAGAATTCTATTGGTGAACAAACTGTAAAGATCAATTTCCGCTTCTTCACCCGGGGCCAGGGATGCAGGAGCATTACACTTCTTCGGATTGTCCATATACTGTTTGACGTAATAGGTGATTTCGATGTTTTCAATAGCTTTCTTTTCAAAGTTTTTAATTACGCCTGTCCCGATCGGGTTGTTATCATAATAGCTGAAGAACACTGGAAAAACGCTATTCAGATTTACTTTCAGTAAATCCAGACCTTCTCCGGGTTTATGTTCCATGAGTCCTTCTGCAGCACCGCCTTTTTTGGAGGGAACGATATTGAAAATCACTCCTGCCGTTACGAAGATTTCACTTCCAAACCCCAGGTACTGCCTGTATCCCGCATCAACACCGGCACCCAGTCTGGGTGAAAAGAGGATATAGGTCCCCAGTCCTCCTCCCACATAAGGATTGCCTCCCGAATCATCTCCATTATGAAGGAAGCCGTAGAAATAGCCCCCTGTAGCGAATGTCCGTATACTGATTGTGGGGATGGGGTTGAAATTGAATCCTACTCCCGCACCTAAAGTCATAAGGGATAAAGTGGTTACATCAGTCCTCAAGGGAACATAGTTATACCCGATATCAATACTGGTATATATTTCCGGGAAAAAGGGCATGGATATCTCCCCTGATACTATCCCCCCATAATTCATTTTAAAGAGCTCAGAATCTGTTCCAATAGGCATATTCAAGGATGGAGCTACTTTCAAGGTCAGCAATGAGTTGAAAAGGCTTTGTCCAAAGATTGAACTAATAAATAGTGTAAGAAAACATACAATAATAAGACTTCGTTTTTGCATCTCGATCCCCTTTGAAACACTGATGATTATTCAGTCATTCATTGAAAATATAAGCTGCGAAAAGAATTTGGAAGTGATGTAAGTAGACCAATGGGTGAAAAGC
Coding sequences within:
- a CDS encoding tetratricopeptide repeat protein, with translation MPFFPEIYTSIDIGYNYVPLRTDVTTLSLMTLGAGVGFNFNPIPTISIRTFATGGYFYGFLHNGDDSGGNPYVGGGLGTYILFSPRLGAGVDAGYRQYLGFGSEIFVTAGVIFNIVPSKKGGAAEGLMEHKPGEGLDLLKVNLNSVFPVFFSYYDNNPIGTGVIKNFEKKAIENIEITYYVKQYMDNPKKCNAPASLAPGEEAEIDLYSLFTNRILEVSEGTKVSALINIKYSYNNGSYYREKIVTQEIQNRNAITWDDDRRVAAFVTAKDTAILKFAKNTAGIVKDNAGDGVNRNLVLAMGINAALREHGISYVIDPATPYSELAGDKGAVDFIQFPMQTLDYKAGDCDDLSILNCALLEAVGVETAFVTIPGHIFMAFCLDITEKEAEKQFLRPEDLIYMENKVWIPVEITETEGGFLKAWQIGAKQWRENASKLKAGFYPTRTAWEQYNPVGFDIAQVDITMPDPQKVAAAFRKEYDTFIERELYPQVEELNLKIEKSQRLQDINKLGVLYARYGMNDKAEEQFKKVIDRSPFFPSLMNLGNINYLSEDYAEALAYYNQADKIKPNSKKVLLGIARTSHQAEDYDTAATAFSQLKKLDPELAENYSYLDMRSKDATRASDQAQVTGNVLWEDEE